In Panacibacter ginsenosidivorans, the following proteins share a genomic window:
- a CDS encoding TraB/GumN family protein — MKKKLLKYTSLLLSFTGLISCQGKSQFATAENNKSLLWEITGPDLQKPSYVFGTMHLLCSNDAKLSTNLQQVITNANEIYFEVDMDDLGQLLTGFTAGTMKHDTTLHQLYTDEEYNRVKTFFDTHGMGMQLQMFSHMQPMLVSALVYQTMLPCAQADGMELSIMQLAHTKKKEIKGLETVAFQASVLDNIPYDKQAKELLNSIDSIETSTKEADEMIKLYKEQDIDKLLEFSLKSDGGTTSDVQDVMIDQRNKNWADQFPNITKDKQILIAVGAGHLGGEKGLLNLLKEKGYTVRAIQN, encoded by the coding sequence ATGAAAAAAAAATTATTAAAATATACTTCCCTTTTATTGAGTTTTACAGGACTTATTTCCTGCCAGGGTAAAAGCCAATTTGCAACTGCTGAAAATAACAAAAGCCTTTTATGGGAAATTACGGGCCCTGATTTACAAAAACCATCTTACGTTTTTGGTACCATGCATTTGCTTTGTTCAAATGATGCAAAACTGAGCACCAATTTGCAACAGGTTATTACCAACGCAAATGAAATATATTTTGAGGTTGATATGGATGATCTTGGCCAGTTGCTCACCGGGTTTACTGCAGGAACTATGAAGCATGATACAACGCTTCATCAATTATATACAGACGAAGAATACAACCGTGTAAAAACTTTTTTCGATACCCACGGCATGGGCATGCAGTTGCAAATGTTTAGCCACATGCAACCTATGCTGGTATCTGCATTGGTGTACCAGACCATGCTTCCATGTGCGCAGGCAGACGGGATGGAACTAAGCATTATGCAGCTGGCACATACCAAAAAGAAAGAGATAAAGGGATTGGAAACAGTAGCATTCCAGGCATCTGTGCTTGATAATATTCCTTACGATAAACAAGCCAAAGAATTACTGAACAGCATTGACAGCATTGAAACTTCCACTAAGGAAGCAGACGAAATGATAAAATTGTACAAAGAACAGGATATAGATAAATTACTCGAGTTTAGTTTAAAATCTGATGGCGGCACTACATCCGATGTACAGGATGTAATGATAGACCAGCGCAATAAAAACTGGGCAGACCAGTTTCCCAATATCACAAAAGACAAACAAATTCTTATTGCAGTAGGTGCGGGACATTTAGGAGGCGAGAAGGGATTACTAAATCTCCTGAAAGAAAAAGGTTACACCGTAAGAGCTATACAGAATTAA
- a CDS encoding D-sedoheptulose-7-phosphate isomerase has product MSKRVKEIISASIETKQKILADEKMLQTICDAVNAIADAFKNGKKVLFCGNGGSAADAQHLAAEFSGRFYKDRTALPSEALHCNTSYLTAVANDYSYDVIYSRIIEGTGNAGDVLVGLSTSGNSGNIVKAFEAAKEKQMITVGFTGETGGKMKELSDYLFNIPSKDTPRIQESHIMIGHIICELVETKLFS; this is encoded by the coding sequence ATGAGTAAAAGAGTTAAAGAAATAATCAGCGCTTCAATTGAAACGAAGCAAAAGATTTTAGCAGATGAAAAAATGCTGCAAACAATCTGCGATGCAGTAAATGCAATTGCAGATGCATTTAAAAATGGAAAAAAAGTTTTGTTTTGTGGCAATGGTGGCAGCGCTGCAGATGCACAACATCTGGCTGCAGAATTTTCCGGGAGGTTCTATAAAGACAGAACAGCATTACCTTCTGAAGCTTTGCATTGCAATACATCTTATTTAACAGCAGTGGCTAATGACTATAGTTATGATGTGATCTATTCCCGCATAATAGAAGGAACAGGCAATGCAGGAGATGTATTGGTTGGCTTAAGTACATCCGGCAATTCCGGCAATATTGTAAAAGCATTTGAAGCTGCTAAGGAAAAACAAATGATCACAGTTGGTTTTACAGGAGAGACTGGTGGTAAGATGAAAGAATTAAGTGATTATTTATTTAATATTCCCTCGAAAGATACGCCACGCATACAGGAAAGCCATATTATGATCGGCCATATTATTTGCGAGTTGGTGGAAACAAAACTTTTCAGTTAA
- a CDS encoding DUF4142 domain-containing protein has product MKRALCLSFIAAGFLALGSCGNNASNQDSVDSAKDANDMKDTTSMMNSTDSSAMNTMPVDKDAADFAVEAANGGMMEVELGKLAQEKASDSRVRDFGAMMVKDHSAVGDKLKSIAAAKNITLPAEMGDKAKKEMEDLSKKSGKDFDKAYMNMMLDDHKKDVKNFEDAADKCKDPDLKTFASTTLPTLRMHLDSAKAITGKK; this is encoded by the coding sequence ATGAAAAGAGCACTTTGTTTATCTTTTATAGCAGCAGGATTTTTAGCTTTAGGTTCATGCGGTAATAACGCTTCTAACCAGGACAGTGTAGATAGCGCTAAAGATGCAAATGATATGAAAGACACGACTTCTATGATGAATTCTACAGACAGTTCGGCAATGAATACGATGCCTGTAGATAAAGATGCAGCAGATTTTGCAGTTGAAGCAGCTAATGGCGGTATGATGGAAGTAGAATTAGGGAAGTTGGCACAGGAAAAAGCTTCTGATTCAAGGGTTAGAGATTTTGGAGCTATGATGGTTAAAGATCATTCAGCTGTAGGTGATAAGCTTAAGTCCATTGCTGCTGCTAAGAATATTACTTTGCCTGCAGAAATGGGAGATAAAGCCAAAAAAGAAATGGAAGATCTTTCAAAAAAATCAGGAAAGGATTTTGATAAAGCATATATGAATATGATGTTGGACGATCATAAGAAAGACGTAAAAAATTTTGAAGATGCGGCAGATAAATGCAAAGATCCTGATCTTAAAACATTTGCATCTACAACACTACCAACCTTGAGAATGCATCTTGATTCTGCGAAAGCAATAACAGGAAAAAAATAA
- the infC gene encoding translation initiation factor IF-3 — translation MALPNRGGGGGRFNPRFNRQPEPEHRINERIRVPQVRLVGDNVTVGVYPTEEARRIARDLELDLVEISPNADPPVCKAIDYKKFLYEKKRKEKDMKANAKQSEVKEIRFTPGTDDHDFDFKAKHAEKFLKDGNKVKAYVQFKGRAIMFKERGELVLLKFAERLAEVGQPEALPKLEGKRMLLMLTPKTSKKKKETAE, via the coding sequence ATGGCGTTACCTAACAGAGGAGGAGGTGGGGGCCGTTTCAACCCACGCTTTAACAGGCAACCGGAGCCTGAGCATCGTATCAATGAAAGAATAAGAGTACCGCAGGTACGATTGGTGGGAGATAATGTAACTGTAGGCGTTTATCCCACAGAAGAGGCAAGAAGAATCGCTCGTGACCTTGAACTTGATCTTGTAGAAATTTCGCCAAATGCAGACCCGCCGGTTTGCAAGGCGATCGATTATAAAAAATTTCTTTACGAAAAGAAACGTAAAGAGAAAGACATGAAAGCTAATGCCAAGCAAAGCGAGGTGAAAGAAATTCGTTTTACGCCAGGCACTGATGATCATGATTTTGATTTCAAAGCCAAACATGCTGAAAAATTTTTGAAAGATGGTAATAAAGTAAAGGCATACGTGCAATTTAAAGGTCGTGCCATCATGTTTAAAGAAAGAGGCGAACTGGTGCTATTGAAATTTGCTGAACGTTTGGCAGAGGTTGGTCAGCCGGAAGCATTGCCTAAACTGGAAGGCAAAAGAATGTTGCTGATGCTTACACCAAAAACAAGCAAGAAGAAAAAAGAAACTGCAGAATAA
- a CDS encoding D-glycero-alpha-D-manno-heptose-1,7-bisphosphate 7-phosphatase has translation MIDYSLIDKSWTLFLDRDGVINEDKVGSYIFNRNEFIFMPGAEEAIKLFSDVFGLIMIVTNQRGVGKGLMTVEDLEDIHIYMREGLAKLGGRIDKIYFAPDLHNGGINRKPLPGMALQAKEDFPQIDFHKSIMVGNKLSDMEFGRNIEAKTIFIPSTNPETPFPHPLIDERLDSLYEVAKRLRH, from the coding sequence ATGATAGACTATAGTTTGATAGATAAATCGTGGACATTATTTCTTGATCGCGACGGTGTAATTAATGAAGACAAGGTGGGTAGCTATATTTTCAACAGAAATGAATTTATTTTTATGCCCGGCGCGGAAGAAGCGATAAAACTTTTTTCAGATGTTTTTGGATTGATCATGATTGTTACCAATCAACGCGGTGTGGGTAAAGGTTTAATGACTGTTGAAGACCTTGAAGACATCCATATTTATATGCGGGAAGGACTTGCAAAACTTGGCGGCAGAATTGATAAAATTTATTTTGCTCCTGACTTACATAATGGTGGTATCAATCGAAAACCCCTGCCCGGCATGGCTTTGCAGGCAAAGGAAGATTTTCCACAAATAGATTTTCATAAGAGCATTATGGTAGGAAATAAATTAAGTGACATGGAATTTGGACGTAATATAGAAGCAAAAACAATTTTCATTCCTTCTACCAATCCGGAAACGCCGTTCCCACATCCACTGATCGATGAAAGGCTGGATAGTTTGTATGAAGTTGCAAAACGGTTGCGTCATTAA
- a CDS encoding sigma-70 family RNA polymerase sigma factor has translation MRQLKIATQITNRDSQAVEKYLQEISKIPMITPEEETTLAQRIKMGDQRALDKLVQANLRFVVSVAKQYQHQGLSLSDLINEGNLGLIKAAQRFDETKGFKFISYAVWWIRQSILQALAEQGRLVRLPQNKIGTYNKANKAYMAFEQEHEREPSTEELADILEMSETEINNIFQSNTRHTSLDAPVHEAEDVAMGDLLEGSDDTDDDVMKDSLREEIKRVLKSLSPREAEIVNAYFGLDGENGVTIEQIGMKYDLTKERIRQIKERAIKRLQKARYSNALKAYLG, from the coding sequence ATGAGGCAACTCAAAATCGCTACACAGATCACCAACCGTGATTCGCAAGCCGTAGAAAAGTATCTGCAGGAAATTTCTAAGATTCCAATGATCACTCCCGAAGAGGAGACCACATTGGCTCAGCGAATTAAGATGGGCGATCAAAGAGCGCTTGACAAATTGGTGCAGGCCAACTTACGTTTCGTGGTATCTGTGGCTAAGCAGTACCAGCACCAGGGCTTATCACTTAGCGATCTTATCAACGAGGGAAATCTCGGCCTTATTAAGGCGGCACAGCGCTTTGACGAGACAAAAGGTTTTAAATTCATTTCTTACGCAGTATGGTGGATTCGCCAGTCCATTTTACAGGCGTTGGCAGAGCAGGGCAGATTAGTCCGCCTGCCTCAAAACAAAATTGGCACGTACAACAAAGCCAATAAGGCTTACATGGCTTTTGAACAGGAACATGAACGCGAACCTTCTACAGAAGAGTTGGCAGACATTCTTGAAATGAGCGAAACAGAGATCAACAACATTTTCCAGAGCAACACAAGACACACATCACTGGATGCACCTGTGCACGAAGCAGAAGATGTGGCTATGGGTGATCTTTTGGAAGGTAGCGATGATACTGATGATGATGTAATGAAAGATTCCCTGCGTGAAGAAATTAAACGTGTATTGAAATCACTTAGTCCACGTGAAGCAGAGATCGTGAATGCTTATTTTGGTTTAGACGGTGAAAATGGCGTAACCATTGAGCAAATTGGTATGAAATACGATCTTACCAAAGAGCGTATCCGCCAGATTAAAGAAAGAGCAATAAAGCGCTTACAAAAAGCCCGTTACAGCAATGCGCTAAAAGCATATTTGGGATAA
- a CDS encoding nucleotidyltransferase family protein, whose translation MKIKEAIILAGGLGTRLRSAVPDLPKCMAPVNGKPFIVYVIDYLQSQGVEKFILSLGYKHEVITAFIKNRYPTLDVEYSIEEEPLGTGGAIRYACLKTSEDNVIATNGDTLFKIDTAKLYGFHAMCGADCTLSLKPMKNFDRYGVVELNKDYSIASFKEKQQYEEGLINGGLYVLNTKKFLAEYLPLKFSFEKDYLEAFYTKRRMYGVVQDEYFIDIGIPEDYERAQKELIINN comes from the coding sequence ATGAAAATAAAAGAAGCCATTATTCTTGCCGGCGGATTAGGTACACGTTTAAGAAGCGCTGTTCCTGATCTTCCCAAATGTATGGCTCCTGTAAATGGAAAACCATTCATTGTTTACGTTATTGATTATTTACAATCACAAGGCGTTGAAAAATTTATTCTTTCACTTGGTTACAAGCATGAAGTAATTACTGCATTTATTAAGAACCGGTATCCAACACTTGATGTTGAATATTCCATTGAAGAAGAACCATTAGGCACAGGTGGAGCAATAAGATATGCATGTCTAAAAACTTCTGAAGACAATGTAATTGCAACAAACGGAGATACACTTTTCAAAATTGATACAGCAAAATTGTATGGCTTTCATGCTATGTGTGGCGCAGATTGTACATTGAGTTTAAAACCGATGAAAAATTTTGACCGCTATGGCGTTGTTGAATTGAATAAAGATTACAGCATTGCAAGTTTTAAAGAAAAGCAACAATATGAAGAAGGGTTGATAAATGGCGGCTTATATGTCTTGAACACAAAAAAATTTTTAGCCGAATACCTTCCGTTGAAATTTTCTTTTGAAAAAGATTATCTCGAAGCCTTCTATACAAAACGAAGAATGTATGGTGTAGTGCAGGATGAATATTTTATTGATATTGGCATTCCTGAAGATTATGAAAGGGCTCAGAAGGAATTAATAATTAATAATTAA
- the thrS gene encoding threonine--tRNA ligase, which yields MINITLPDGAVRQYEPGVSALDVAKSISEGLARKVLAANVNGEVWDATRPITNDASLKLLMWDDTDGKSTFWHSSAHLMAEAVETMFPGVKFWVGPPLDNGFYYDMDLGDRKLSEEDLAALEKKMNELAKQNNVYLRKEISKPDAVQYFTEKGDEYKLDLLQNLEDGKITFYTQGNFTDLCRGPHIPNTGFIKAIKLTNIAGAYWKGDEKNKQLTRVYGITFPSQKELDAYLQMLEEAKKRDHRKLGKELGIYTMDDDVGPGLIMWMPNGTIIIEELEKLAKETEEDAGYKRVVTPHIAKESMYLTSGHLPYYADSMYPPMELDGEKYYLKSMNCPHHHKIFAAEPKSYRDLPYRIAEYGTVYRYEQSGELFGLMRVRCLHMNDAHIYCTKEQFGAEFRAVNDMYLKYFKIFGVDKYVMRLSLHSPEKLGIKYVNEPELWKETEEMVRNVLISSNIPYVEVQDEAAFYGPKIDVQIYSVIGREFTLATNQVDFSQGRSFKLEYTTQDNKSETPLIIHRAPLGTHERFIGFLLEHYAGKLPVWLAPLQVKILPISDKFMDYANDVRKRLRSVGIRVEIDDRSEKIGKKIREAELSRVPYMLVLGEKEVNENKLSIRRQGKGDTGTQTVDEFIGIITAEIKNRSAE from the coding sequence ATGATCAATATTACTTTACCAGATGGCGCCGTAAGACAATATGAGCCCGGCGTTTCTGCATTGGATGTAGCAAAATCTATCAGCGAAGGACTGGCCCGCAAAGTGCTGGCCGCAAATGTAAATGGCGAAGTTTGGGATGCAACAAGACCAATCACCAATGATGCTTCTTTAAAATTGCTGATGTGGGATGATACGGATGGTAAATCTACTTTCTGGCATTCCTCTGCACACCTGATGGCAGAAGCTGTGGAAACCATGTTTCCAGGCGTAAAGTTTTGGGTGGGTCCGCCGTTAGATAATGGATTCTATTATGACATGGATCTTGGCGACAGGAAACTAAGCGAAGAAGATCTTGCAGCGTTAGAGAAAAAAATGAATGAACTGGCAAAGCAAAACAATGTTTATTTAAGGAAAGAAATTTCCAAGCCGGATGCCGTTCAATATTTTACAGAGAAAGGTGATGAATACAAACTGGATCTTTTGCAGAATCTTGAAGATGGTAAAATAACTTTCTATACACAGGGTAATTTTACCGATCTCTGTCGCGGTCCTCATATTCCAAACACAGGATTTATAAAAGCGATCAAACTAACCAATATTGCCGGCGCTTACTGGAAAGGCGATGAGAAAAATAAGCAGCTTACACGTGTTTATGGTATAACATTCCCAAGTCAGAAAGAATTAGATGCTTACCTGCAAATGCTGGAAGAAGCAAAGAAGAGAGATCATCGTAAACTTGGTAAAGAGCTTGGTATTTATACAATGGATGATGACGTTGGTCCGGGTTTAATTATGTGGATGCCTAATGGAACGATCATTATTGAGGAACTTGAAAAGCTTGCAAAAGAAACAGAAGAAGATGCGGGTTATAAGCGTGTAGTTACGCCGCATATAGCTAAAGAAAGTATGTACTTAACAAGCGGGCATCTTCCATATTATGCAGACAGCATGTATCCGCCCATGGAATTGGATGGTGAGAAATATTATCTGAAATCGATGAACTGTCCGCATCACCATAAAATATTTGCAGCAGAACCAAAAAGCTACCGCGATTTGCCTTACCGTATTGCGGAATATGGTACCGTATATCGTTATGAGCAAAGCGGTGAGTTGTTTGGTCTGATGCGTGTTCGTTGCCTGCACATGAATGATGCGCATATTTACTGCACCAAAGAGCAGTTTGGAGCTGAGTTTAGGGCAGTAAATGATATGTACCTGAAATATTTCAAAATATTTGGCGTAGATAAATATGTAATGCGTTTGTCTTTGCATTCACCGGAAAAACTTGGGATTAAATATGTGAATGAACCAGAGCTTTGGAAAGAAACAGAAGAAATGGTTCGTAATGTTTTGATCTCTTCGAACATTCCATACGTAGAAGTACAGGATGAGGCAGCTTTCTATGGTCCCAAAATAGATGTTCAGATATACAGTGTTATAGGAAGAGAATTTACCCTGGCAACTAACCAGGTTGATTTTTCGCAGGGGCGCAGTTTTAAACTGGAGTACACTACACAGGATAATAAATCAGAAACACCGTTGATCATTCATCGGGCGCCATTGGGAACACATGAAAGGTTCATCGGCTTTTTGCTGGAACATTATGCAGGAAAGCTACCCGTATGGTTAGCGCCACTGCAGGTAAAAATATTGCCGATCAGTGATAAGTTCATGGATTACGCCAATGACGTAAGAAAGAGACTGAGGTCTGTGGGAATCAGGGTTGAGATAGATGACCGCAGTGAAAAAATAGGAAAGAAGATACGTGAGGCAGAACTGAGCCGCGTGCCTTATATGCTGGTACTGGGTGAAAAAGAAGTGAACGAAAACAAACTGTCTATACGCAGGCAGGGCAAAGGAGATACTGGCACACAAACAGTTGATGAGTTCATTGGAATAATAACAGCAGAGATAAAAAATCGTAGTGCTGAATAA
- a CDS encoding LytR/AlgR family response regulator transcription factor codes for MLRCIAIDDEPLALELLVDNISKVPFLELVAECSNPLEALKVLQEKKVDLIFLDIQMPGLTGLQFIQSLAEKPMFILITAYEKYALDGYTLDVIDYLVKPVSLDRFIKACNKARDLHELKIKGNDNNGNTQKADYFFVNVDYKLLKVVFADITFIEGLKDYIKIHLKSTTRPIITRMSMKSVEEQLPENDFIRIHKSYIVSVSHITAVMKNSVFIGELEIPVSDNYKDTLAALTGKHG; via the coding sequence ATGCTGCGCTGTATTGCCATTGATGATGAACCACTAGCTCTTGAGCTGCTGGTAGATAATATAAGTAAAGTTCCATTTCTTGAACTGGTGGCTGAATGTTCAAATCCACTCGAAGCTTTGAAGGTTTTACAGGAGAAAAAAGTTGATCTTATTTTTCTAGATATACAAATGCCCGGTCTTACCGGTTTACAATTTATACAGAGCCTGGCAGAGAAACCAATGTTCATACTCATTACCGCCTATGAAAAATATGCACTGGATGGTTATACGTTAGACGTGATTGATTATCTTGTAAAACCTGTTTCCCTTGATCGTTTTATCAAAGCATGTAATAAAGCCAGAGACCTGCACGAATTAAAAATTAAAGGCAACGATAATAACGGCAACACACAAAAAGCAGACTATTTTTTTGTAAATGTTGATTATAAACTCCTCAAGGTTGTATTTGCTGATATTACTTTTATTGAAGGATTAAAAGATTATATCAAGATACATCTCAAAAGCACTACCCGCCCCATCATTACAAGAATGAGCATGAAATCTGTAGAAGAGCAGTTGCCGGAAAATGATTTCATCCGGATACATAAATCTTATATTGTTTCAGTTTCGCATATTACCGCTGTAATGAAGAACAGTGTTTTTATTGGTGAACTTGAAATACCCGTTAGTGATAATTACAAAGACACACTTGCTGCTTTAACTGGAAAGCACGGTTAA
- a CDS encoding sensor histidine kinase yields the protein MKVAWYSKKWIIVVLHMLSWLFIFALPFLIRTNSNDQHRPGPEEGFLYFYIVTRFLWVGFFYLNAHYLFKKFLNRKSYWLYIISQFLVLFIISILSNLCFNIFVKDSVYDVANFLVYNIFTYFFILAASTAYKVVLDKIKSDKLSRERENENLKTELSFLRSQVSPHFMFNVLNNMVALARKQSDQLEPSLIKLSSLMRYMLYETDDDKVLLEKEVEYVKSYIDLQQLRFGKNVKVNVNIQNVDGGHEIEPMLLIPFVENAFKHGTGLIECAQIDIEMSVKNNILYFSARNKYNEQSNEVKDKTSGIGLTNVKRRLNLLYGNNHSLLINRKDNWFTVSLQLNLH from the coding sequence ATGAAAGTTGCATGGTATAGTAAAAAATGGATCATTGTAGTCTTGCACATGCTTAGCTGGCTGTTTATTTTTGCACTCCCTTTTTTGATTCGAACAAATTCTAATGATCAGCATAGGCCGGGTCCGGAAGAGGGTTTTCTTTACTTTTATATTGTTACAAGATTTTTGTGGGTAGGATTTTTTTACCTGAACGCGCATTACTTATTCAAAAAATTTCTGAACAGAAAAAGCTACTGGTTATATATAATATCACAATTTTTGGTATTGTTTATCATTTCAATACTTTCTAATTTATGTTTTAACATCTTTGTAAAAGACTCAGTGTATGATGTAGCGAACTTTTTGGTGTACAATATTTTTACTTATTTCTTTATTCTCGCTGCAAGTACTGCTTACAAGGTAGTGCTTGATAAAATAAAGTCAGATAAACTCTCACGTGAAAGAGAGAATGAAAATTTAAAAACAGAACTATCTTTTCTGCGCTCGCAGGTTAGCCCACATTTCATGTTTAATGTACTGAACAACATGGTTGCACTTGCTAGAAAACAAAGTGATCAGCTGGAGCCTTCCCTTATAAAACTTTCATCATTGATGCGATACATGTTATATGAAACGGACGATGATAAAGTGCTGCTGGAAAAAGAAGTGGAGTATGTAAAAAGTTATATCGATCTGCAGCAATTACGGTTTGGGAAGAACGTAAAAGTGAATGTGAATATTCAGAATGTTGATGGAGGGCACGAGATCGAACCCATGCTATTGATTCCTTTTGTAGAGAATGCTTTTAAACATGGTACCGGACTTATTGAATGTGCACAGATTGATATTGAAATGTCTGTAAAAAATAATATTCTTTATTTTTCTGCACGCAACAAATACAATGAGCAAAGCAATGAAGTAAAAGATAAAACTTCCGGAATTGGACTTACCAATGTAAAGCGAAGACTAAATTTGCTATATGGAAATAACCATAGCCTTTTGATAAACAGGAAGGATAACTGGTTTACCGTTTCTTTACAATTAAACCTGCACTAA
- a CDS encoding GHMP family kinase ATP-binding protein → MIYRSRAPLRIGLAGGGTDVSPYSDEFGGAILNATISHYAHASIQPIEENGIIIQTLDRKEEQRFEWNNNLPIDGKLDLLKGVYNRIQKDYGLPMTNFCLSTFVDAPAGSGLGTSSTLVVAIIGAFAEMLKLPLGEYDIAHYAYDIERKDLQLAGGKQDQYAATFGGVNFMEFYSDDKVIVNPLRIKQEYLNELENNLVLYFTSTSRESATIIKEQQKNVLEKNEKSIEAMHLLKDQARMMKEALLKGRLHEVGEILDYGFQQKRNMAKNISNDAIETLYEAVKKAGATGGKISGAGGGGFMIFYCPGNTRYKVIETLNTFGGEVKPYRFTKEGLRTWTAQ, encoded by the coding sequence ATGATCTACAGAAGCAGGGCTCCATTACGAATTGGTTTGGCTGGCGGTGGTACAGATGTTAGTCCGTACAGCGATGAATTTGGCGGTGCAATTTTGAATGCAACGATTTCGCATTATGCACATGCAAGCATTCAACCAATTGAAGAAAATGGTATCATTATTCAAACGCTTGACAGGAAAGAAGAGCAGCGTTTTGAATGGAATAACAATTTGCCAATTGATGGAAAACTTGATCTGTTGAAAGGCGTATATAACCGCATTCAAAAAGATTATGGTTTGCCCATGACAAATTTTTGTTTAAGCACTTTCGTAGACGCACCTGCAGGCAGTGGTTTGGGAACATCATCAACATTGGTTGTTGCGATCATTGGTGCATTTGCAGAAATGCTGAAGTTGCCATTGGGAGAATATGATATTGCGCATTATGCTTATGATATTGAAAGAAAAGATCTGCAATTAGCCGGTGGAAAACAAGATCAATATGCAGCAACATTTGGTGGCGTAAACTTTATGGAGTTTTATAGTGATGACAAAGTAATTGTGAATCCTTTACGCATCAAACAGGAATATTTGAATGAACTGGAAAACAATCTCGTTTTATATTTTACTTCAACAAGCCGTGAATCTGCAACAATCATAAAAGAGCAGCAAAAAAATGTGCTGGAGAAGAATGAGAAATCCATTGAAGCCATGCATTTGTTAAAAGACCAGGCCCGTATGATGAAAGAGGCTTTGTTAAAAGGCCGTTTACATGAGGTTGGAGAGATTCTTGATTACGGGTTTCAGCAGAAAAGAAATATGGCAAAAAATATTTCTAACGACGCTATTGAAACATTATATGAAGCTGTAAAAAAAGCTGGTGCAACAGGCGGGAAAATAAGTGGTGCAGGTGGCGGTGGGTTTATGATATTTTATTGCCCGGGCAACACACGTTATAAGGTTATTGAAACATTGAATACTTTTGGCGGCGAAGTAAAGCCTTACCGCTTTACAAAAGAAGGATTGAGAACATGGACGGCGCAGTGA
- a CDS encoding nucleoside-diphosphate kinase, whose protein sequence is MSNRTFTMIKPDATGKGYTGAILDQMIQAGFSVKAMKWIKLSAEQAGAFYEIHKERPFYGELVEFMSSGPIVAAILEKDNAVADFRKLIGATNPANAEEGTIRKKYAASVGENAVHGSDSDENAVIEGNFFFSGLERF, encoded by the coding sequence ATGAGTAACAGAACTTTTACCATGATAAAACCCGATGCTACAGGCAAGGGATATACGGGTGCAATTTTGGACCAGATGATACAGGCTGGTTTTTCTGTAAAGGCTATGAAATGGATAAAACTTAGCGCAGAACAGGCAGGTGCCTTTTACGAAATACACAAGGAAAGACCATTCTATGGAGAGCTGGTTGAGTTTATGAGCAGCGGGCCAATTGTGGCGGCTATTCTTGAAAAAGATAATGCAGTGGCTGATTTCAGGAAACTGATCGGTGCAACTAATCCTGCCAATGCAGAAGAAGGTACCATCAGGAAAAAATATGCCGCATCAGTTGGTGAGAATGCGGTACATGGCAGCGACAGTGATGAGAACGCAGTAATAGAAGGTAATTTCTTCTTTTCCGGGCTGGAAAGATTTTAG